The Musa acuminata AAA Group cultivar baxijiao chromosome BXJ1-3, Cavendish_Baxijiao_AAA, whole genome shotgun sequence genome window below encodes:
- the LOC103979897 gene encoding peptidyl-tRNA hydrolase, mitochondrial, which produces MFTCCRLLRRSFCTTSSSTSCAKPWLFIGLGNPGEKYRGTRHNVGFDMIDAFAQSLGISMASIHFKALFGEGMVGGTPVLLAKPQTYMNLSGESTGPLAAYYKLPLNRVIVMFDDMDLPCGVLRVQPKGGHARHKGLMSVIYHFRGNREFGRLRIGIGRPPGQMDPRAFLLQKFNASARERIDEALQEGVDVLKTLLTKGLTECASSTNPYQKYKHLRLQTLPV; this is translated from the exons ATGTTTACATGTTGCAGGCTTCTGAGGCGTTCATTCTGCACAACATCTTCTTCTACAAGCTGTGCCAAGCCATGGCTCTTTATTGGTCTTGGAAACCCAGGGGAGAAATACCGTGGCACAAGACACAAT GTTGGTTTTGACATGATCGATGCATTTGCCCAGTCGCTGGGCATTTCAATGGCATCCATTCATTTCAAGGCTCTTTTCGGTGAAG GAATGGTTGGTGGCACACCTGTTCTCCTTGCAAAACCTCAGACGTACATGAATCTTAGTGGTGAATCT ACTGGACCACTTGCAGCATATTACAAACTTCCTCTGAATCGGGTCATTGTG ATGTTTGATGATATGGACTTACCATGTGGAGTGCTTCGTGTGCAACCTAAAGGAGGACATGCGCGTCACAAAGG ATTGATGAGTGTGATCTACCATTTTCGAGGGAACAGAGAATTTGGCAGACTGAGAATCG GGATAGGAAGACCACCTGGGCAAATGGATCCAAGAGCCTTTTTGCTCCAAAAGTTCAATGCATCAGCCCGTGAGAGG ATTGATGAGGCATTGCAAGAAGGGGTGGACGTCCTGAAGACACTCTTGACTAAAGGCTTGACAGAATGTGCAAGTTCGACCAACCCATATCAGAAGTACAAGCATTTAAGACTTCAAACATTGCCGGTGTAG